A single region of the Bacteroidales bacterium genome encodes:
- a CDS encoding sugar porter family MFS transporter has translation MKNKENIAYVIFLSAVAALGGFLFGYDTAVISGTIKSVSIQFGLDEVKTGWYVGCALIGSIFGVAMAGRMSDRLGRRPVLFLSAILFSLSAIGCMFSASYLQLVVYRIIGGIGIGVASIISPLYISEIAVAKYRGTLVSLYQLAITVGFLGAYLVNYAILDHALSVSIIDGTLWDKIFIDEYWRAMLGMETVPALLFFIVLFFIPESPRWLVIKGKESDALQIMSRTYGEENASGQVRELKRVISSEIKSDWKLLFQPRFRLALIIGVCLAILGQFMGVNAVLYYGPSIFEQTGLSEGDSLLYQVVVGAVNVGATLIGMWLIDRIGRKKLVYWGVSGMIISLFLIGMYFTLNKQGMMLPPVSLLILIIIYIFSCAISICMVIWVLLSEMYPARVRGAAMSIAGFSLWIGTFLIGQLTPWLMKNLSPAGVFWLFGIMCIPYILIVWKLVPETTGKSLEEIEKNWKEKE, from the coding sequence ATGAAAAACAAAGAAAATATAGCTTACGTGATCTTTCTTTCGGCAGTGGCCGCATTAGGAGGATTTTTGTTCGGATATGATACGGCAGTGATATCCGGAACGATCAAAAGTGTATCCATCCAGTTCGGATTAGACGAAGTAAAAACCGGGTGGTATGTTGGCTGTGCATTGATCGGTTCGATCTTTGGTGTTGCTATGGCCGGACGAATGAGCGACCGGTTGGGACGCAGGCCTGTACTGTTCCTTTCGGCTATTTTATTTTCATTGTCCGCTATCGGGTGCATGTTCTCTGCCAGTTATTTGCAGTTGGTGGTATACCGTATCATAGGAGGTATAGGTATCGGTGTGGCATCGATTATCTCGCCCCTGTATATTTCTGAAATTGCTGTGGCCAAATATCGCGGAACATTGGTTTCGTTATACCAGTTGGCCATAACAGTTGGCTTTTTAGGGGCATACCTTGTCAACTATGCCATACTCGACCATGCATTGAGTGTCTCCATAATAGACGGAACGCTCTGGGATAAAATATTCATTGATGAATACTGGAGAGCCATGTTGGGTATGGAGACGGTTCCTGCACTACTGTTCTTTATCGTTCTGTTCTTTATTCCGGAAAGTCCCAGGTGGCTGGTGATAAAAGGTAAAGAATCTGATGCTTTGCAGATCATGTCGCGTACTTATGGTGAAGAAAATGCATCCGGGCAGGTACGGGAATTGAAGAGGGTGATTTCAAGTGAGATAAAATCAGACTGGAAATTATTGTTCCAACCCAGGTTCCGTCTGGCACTGATCATTGGCGTATGTCTGGCCATACTCGGCCAATTCATGGGTGTTAATGCCGTATTGTATTACGGACCTTCCATTTTTGAACAGACCGGATTATCGGAAGGAGATTCCCTCCTGTACCAGGTAGTGGTGGGCGCTGTGAATGTCGGCGCTACCCTGATCGGTATGTGGCTGATCGACCGCATAGGGCGTAAAAAGCTGGTTTATTGGGGTGTTTCGGGAATGATCATATCGTTATTCCTGATCGGTATGTATTTTACACTCAATAAGCAGGGTATGATGTTACCTCCCGTTTCCTTACTGATCCTGATCATTATTTATATTTTCAGTTGTGCTATATCTATCTGTATGGTAATCTGGGTGTTGTTGTCGGAAATGTATCCGGCACGGGTACGCGGGGCGGCCATGTCTATCGCCGGATTCTCCTTGTGGATCGGGACTTTCCTGATCGGTCAGTTGACACCCTGGCTGATGAAAAACCTGTCCCCTGCAGGGGTATTCTGGTTGTTCGGCATCATGTGTATCCCGTACATACTGATCGTATGGAAACTGGTTCCTGAAACTACCGGTAAATCGCTGGAAGAGATAGAAAAAAACTGGAAAGAAAAGGAGTAA
- a CDS encoding sugar phosphate isomerase/epimerase, whose product MKTLNLFVLLVAWAVIGSSCTSKSGYDWKLGAQSYTFHRFSFVETLDKLQSLGLNYVEVYYGQRLGQGFGDQTMDYKMDKEVQKKVLELSKSKNVKIIASGVVICNDEAEWTQLFEFAGSMGIEIITCEPNPEHMDIVEKLAEQHKIDVAIHNHPQPSHYWSPDLLMKALEGRSKRMGVCADVGHWKREGIDPVKALQQVGNRLKSLHFKDIKAPEEGEAEQHDVIWGTGICNVADMLEVLKNNKFKGLMSIEYEYNWDNSVPDIRKCIQYLDEQTK is encoded by the coding sequence ATGAAAACACTGAATTTATTTGTTTTACTGGTAGCATGGGCTGTAATTGGTTCATCCTGTACTTCAAAATCCGGTTATGACTGGAAGCTGGGTGCGCAATCATATACTTTCCACCGGTTTAGCTTTGTGGAGACCCTGGATAAACTGCAATCCCTTGGATTGAATTATGTCGAAGTCTATTACGGGCAAAGGCTGGGTCAGGGATTCGGAGACCAGACCATGGACTATAAGATGGATAAAGAAGTGCAGAAGAAGGTCCTTGAGCTGTCCAAATCGAAGAACGTGAAAATTATTGCCAGCGGGGTAGTGATCTGTAATGATGAAGCGGAATGGACCCAGCTGTTTGAATTTGCCGGGTCGATGGGGATCGAAATCATCACCTGCGAGCCCAATCCAGAACATATGGATATTGTGGAAAAACTGGCTGAACAACATAAGATCGATGTGGCGATCCATAATCATCCGCAACCCTCCCATTACTGGAGTCCTGATCTGTTGATGAAAGCTCTGGAAGGAAGAAGCAAAAGAATGGGTGTATGTGCTGATGTCGGACATTGGAAGCGCGAAGGAATTGATCCCGTTAAAGCCCTGCAACAGGTCGGTAACCGCCTGAAGTCTCTTCATTTCAAAGATATCAAGGCCCCGGAAGAAGGAGAAGCGGAACAGCATGATGTTATCTGGGGAACTGGTATCTGCAATGTGGCAGATATGTTGGAAGTGCTGAAAAACAATAAATTCAAAGGACTAATGTCTATTGAATACGAGTATAACTGGGATAATTCGGTACCGGATATCCGGAAATGTATTCAATACCTGGATGAGCAAACTAAATAG